A stretch of DNA from Aspergillus flavus chromosome 3, complete sequence:
TCGTCCGAATCGCACCCAATGAGCTGTCTTTCATAGTCCCTGAGGCGGCCAGTCCTATCTACACGAGCAATCCGGAGTTTCCCAAGGACCCGATGCATCTTCCACCCTTCCACAATGGAACCCCAGGCATCCTGGCCGCCGACCATGCACACCACCGCCGCTATCGACGACTGTTGGCCTTTTCATTCTCCGACAAAGGTTTGCGGCAGCAGCGCAGTCTAATCGAACGCAGTGTTAACCTGCTCATCACGCGGCTCCATGAGAACTGTGGCCAGGGGCCTCTGGACCTCACGCTGTGGTTCAACTGGGCCACCTTCGACATTATCGGCGACCTCGCTTTTGGAGACTCGTTCGGCTGCCTTGACAACGTCCAGACTCATCCATGGATTTCATCCATTCAGGGTAATGTCAAGTTGATTCCCATTCTGAACGCCTTTCGTCGCTACCGACTGGATGGtcttctgcagcttctggGATCCCGCAAGCTGCTAGAACAGCGACGCCGGAACGCACAGTTCACGACCGACCAGGTCGACCGTCGCCTTAAAAACTCCAGCACCCCCCGCGGGGATATCTGGGATGCTGTACTGGCCCAGAAACCCGACGGGGAACCGCCCATGTCGCGGGAGGAAATGATCAGTAATGCCAGTGCCATCGTGCTAGCTGGTAGCGAGACTTCGGCCACCTTGTTAAGTGGGTGTACTTGGCTGTTACTAAAGAACCCGGGCCATCTGCACCAGCTTACCTCTCGCATACGATCGCAGTTCACCCACGCATCGGAGATTGACTCCCAGAGTGTATCGCGTGTCGAGGGACTGCAGGCAATTCTGGAGGAATCGCTGCGTCTGTATCCACCGGTACCCATGCAGAGTAACCGCATCGTGCCGCAGTCGGGAGCTTATATTGCAGGCGGATGGGTGCCCGGGGGGGTAAGTCTTGTTGCGTTCCTTTCCAAACCCTACTTATATTTACTTGCCTGTACAACAGACATCCGTCGGTCTACAACAGTTTGTCGCCTGTAGGTCGTCCAGTAACTTCCATCGTCCCGAAGAGTTCCTGCCTGAGCGttggcaaggccaaggcGAATTTGCCCACGATCGCCGCGAGGTATCGCAACCGTTCAGCATCGGACCGCGGAATTGCATTGGACGACAGCTAGCCTACGTGGAAATGCGGTTGATCCTAGTCAA
This window harbors:
- the aflG gene encoding aflG/ avnA/ ord-1/ cytochrome P450 monooxygenase, producing the protein MGGDGWPSDGHILLLIVLTVLTPPSLALYRLWIHPLRSYPGPRWWAIWRGPYILSNIRGNLVRDLQRLHQQFGSVVRIAPNELSFIVPEAASPIYTSNPEFPKDPMHLPPFHNGTPGILAADHAHHRRYRRLLAFSFSDKGLRQQRSLIERSVNLLITRLHENCGQGPLDLTLWFNWATFDIIGDLAFGDSFGCLDNVQTHPWISSIQGNVKLIPILNAFRRYRLDGLLQLLGSRKLLEQRRRNAQFTTDQVDRRLKNSSTPRGDIWDAVLAQKPDGEPPMSREEMISNASAIVLAGSETSATLLSGCTWLLLKNPGHLHQLTSRIRSQFTHASEIDSQSVSRVEGLQAILEESLRLYPPVPMQSNRIVPQSGAYIAGGWVPGGTSVGLQQFVACRSSSNFHRPEEFLPERWQGQGEFAHDRREVSQPFSIGPRNCIGRQLAYVEMRLILVKLLWHFNLRLDTTQMKDTDWLAEQGIWILWDKKPLWVTLEPRNE